The following DNA comes from Castanea sativa cultivar Marrone di Chiusa Pesio chromosome 10, ASM4071231v1.
TGAGAATAAGCACGGAATGAATAGAAACAAGGTAAAAACCTATTGCAAATCTCTACCCAactaaaacatttgaaagaagTAAGCAAACAAGCAATGCTGTCACTGACTCAATTGTTCATATTCAACAATCAATGTTTTCTAAGATGGTTGTACTTCAGCAATTCGTGGGTTTGTAATGATACATTAAGATGATTGATGATTCCACATTTTCATCTTGCAACTGTGGGAGCACAAGTTGAAtcatctttgtttgtttttgaccAACCCTCTTTAATACCACAGGCTTTGAATGGCCGCTCAATCTGGAGCCCTTCTGAGCTTTCCTTTTCCAATTGTGAACAATACTTTCCAAACATTTCTACACTTACCTGAAGTCTGAAGTCTATACTAAACAAAAACTTCATCTCCAACCTATTCAACTCTGCCGTGCTTACTCCTCCCACTTTTGCATAATATGCATTATTGAAGAATCTGCAGAATAATGTAAAAGATTTATTTCATAAGTTTGAACCAAAAGTAAGCTGACAGAGGATgcagagaaaaaataaacacaatataAAGGCACAAAATCTTCCTCTAGTTCATTTTCTGATTGACTTATTGAGCTATTTCTGACTTATATGGCTTATATTTCTGACAAAGATTCATTATACTTGGATTCCCTTAATGGGAAGCATGAACACCATCTTTTTGCCAGCCTATAATAATTACTTCCCTAGTTGATGAACTTCTACTCAAACATTCAGTCTTGATGATTTTATCACCGACTTAAGACATGCGAGTCAAATCAAATGTACAACCATCTATATGGGTCAGTACTTAcgcatcatcaataaattttgctGCAAGCATTATACTTGTTATCAGAAGCCGGTGAACATTAAGTGAAGTTAAATGAACCTCCGTACTCTGAAGGAATCTATCCACATAAATGTGTGCAACAACAAAGCAGGATGGGCTGCAGCCAGAGTACTTGAAGATTCGATCAATATACTGCCGAATACTGAGAGTGGGTTCTCTCAAACCATGGAATATTGTGATAACATCTTTAATTTGTGTTTCCTCCAAAAGCACCTCATTCTTCTGAACAGATCTCTCAAGTAGTGATGAGAGAAGTGACAAAACCCGAGGAATTGTTGGAACTCCTTTTCTCAACTCTTTAAGCCCCAGCGAGAGGTAAATATCTGAGTCTACATTCTCAGCATTAAGTGCCAACGTTCCCATCTCCAAACTGCACAGCAAAGATGGATATCAATAAGCCAAATCATAGCCAAAAAGCACTCAATGCAACCATCTTGCTGGAAAATGTAAGACTAAAAAAGAACTATCCTGAGCAGTGATAAGATTTGTCCTGTAGaacatattgaaaaaaaaaaaaaa
Coding sequences within:
- the LOC142613895 gene encoding cyclin-P3-1, producing the protein MGTLALNAENVDSDIYLSLGLKELRKGVPTIPRVLSLLSSLLERSVQKNEVLLEETQIKDVITIFHGLREPTLSIRQYIDRIFKYSGCSPSCFVVAHIYVDRFLQSTEVHLTSLNVHRLLITSIMLAAKFIDDAFFNNAYYAKVGGVSTAELNRLEMKFLFSIDFRLQVSVEMFGKYCSQLEKESSEGLQIERPFKACGIKEGWSKTNKDDSTCAPTVAR